Proteins encoded together in one Epinephelus lanceolatus isolate andai-2023 chromosome 4, ASM4190304v1, whole genome shotgun sequence window:
- the yap1 gene encoding transcriptional coactivator YAP1, translating into MDPSQHNPPAGHQIVHVRGDSETDLEALFNAVMNPKNTIVPPSVPMRMRKLPDSFFKPPEPKSHSRQASTDAGSGGALTPHHVRAHSSPASLQLGAVSGGSLAGMPPPGASPQHLRQSSYEIPDDMPLPPGWEMAKTASGQRYFLNHIDQTTTWQDPRKALLQMNQAAPASSVPVQQQNIMNPASGPLPEGWEQAITSEGEIYYINHKNKTTSWLDPRLDPRFALNQQRISQSAPVKQGQLPPGIMGSNNQMRLQQIEKERLRLKQQELLRQRPQELAIRNQLPTSMDQDGSTNPVSSPMAQDARTMTANSSDPFLNSGTYHSRDESTDSGLSMSSYSVPRTPDDFLNSVDEMDTGDPLPPSMATQPSRFPDYLDAIPGTDVDLGTLESESMAVEGEELMPSLQEALSSDILNDMETVLAATKIDKESFLTWL; encoded by the exons ATGGATCCGAGCCAGCACAACCCTCCTGCCGGACACCAGATCGTCCATGTACGGGGCGACTCAGAGACCGACTTGGAGGCTCTTTTTAACGCCGTGATGAACCCGAAAAACACTATCGTCCCCCCTTCCGTACCCATGAGGATGAGGAAGCTGCCAGACTCCTTCTTCAAACCCCCTGAACCAAAGTCCCATTCCAGACAA GCCAGTACCGATGCTGGGAGCGGCGGAGCACTCACACCCCACCACGTCCGTGCACACTCATCTCCGGCCTCCCTGCAGTTAGGAGCTGTCTCTGGTGGCTCTCTGGCCGGCATGCCCCCACCAGGTGCTTCCCCTCAACATCTCCGTCAGTCATCCTATGAGATTCCTGATGACATGCCCCTGCCACCAGGGTGGGAGATGGCCAAGACCGCCTCTGGCCAGAGATACTTCCTCAA CCACATTGATCAGACCACCACTTGGCAGGATCCTCGTAAGGCCCTGCTCCAGATGAACCAGGCTGCCCCGGCCAGTTCTGTGCCAGTCCAGCAACAGAACATTATGAATCCAGCCAGTG GTCCTCTCCCCGAGGGCTGGGAACAAGCTATTACATCAGAGGGAGAAATTTACTACATCAACCACAAGAACAAGACCACATCCTGGCTTGACCCACGACTTGACCCGCGCTTTG CCCTGAACCAGCAGAGGATCTCCCAGAGTGCTCCAGTGAAGCAGGGCCAGCTCCCTCCTGGAATCATGGGAAGTAACAACCAGATGAGACTGCAGCAGATTGAGAAGGAAAGACTGAGACTGAAGCAACAGGAGCTGCTTCGACAGAGACCACAG GAGCTCGCTATAAGAAATCAGCTGCCGACCAGTATGGATCAAGATGGCAGCACGAACCCTGTGTCCTCTCCTATGGCCCAGGATGCCCGGACCATGACCGCTAACAGTTCTGACCCATTCCTCAACAG CGGGACCTACCACTCCAGGGATGAGAGCACAGACAGCGGCTTGAGTATGAGCAGCTACAGTGTCCCCCGCACTCCAGATGACTTCCTTAACAGTGTGGATGAGATGGACACAG GGGACCCTCTTCCACCTTCCATGGCAACACAGCCCAGTCGTTTCCCCGACTACCTGGACGCCATCCCGGGAACAGACGTGGACCTGGGCACCCTTGAGAGCGAGAGCATGGCGGTGGAGGGCGAAGAGCTGATGCCCAGTCTCCAGGAGGCCCTGAGCTCTGACATCCTCAACGACATGGAGACAGTGCTGGCAGCTACCAAGATCGACAAGGAGAGCTTCCTCACATGGTTATAG